A single region of the Cryptococcus decagattii chromosome 4, complete sequence genome encodes:
- a CDS encoding protoporphyrinogen oxidase produces the protein MTAPPKHITILGGGLSGLSTAYHLSRTLPASTKISLVEGTSRVGGWIDSQKHEVGFRDREGQVREGVVGIETGPRSIRPRGSRGAASMLKMLKDLRLDNDIMPIPFSHPSAQNRFLLDYSTAKLTALPSSPTALLGHQPPLLKGLLSAGLFEPLKPRLSKAQLSTDRDESVDAFFRRRFGDNVANNLASAMVHGIYAASSSQLSLRSAFPSLWEAEKKYGSVVIGMLLGTKTGAEKAEEKREWAELGELGKEREKWSLYGIKGGLGTMTDKLLESISCRGVEIILGEPIRKIELSSNQVITIHTHSHSLSTSHLISALPPRVLARILSSTLPNLTHNPSTCVGVVNVVYPLPPTSIHPAGFGYLIPRPHTNLNSNPNPSEVLGVIFDSTALPPNPPELGGQVTKLTLMMGGPYWSNYSPRVSPPSDPEELLPLAIQHLNTIFPHLQNVKPILAVCNIHHNCIPTYLPGHGARLRELHEAIESGEWKGKLSLVGSGYGGVGMNDCVLSGVEVARGLAKGKEVTGLEAWKDWE, from the exons ATGACCGCTCCACCAAAACATATAACAATCCTCGGTGGTGGTCTCTCAGGCCTCTCAACTGCTTACCACCTATCCCGTACCCTTCCGGCGAGCACCAAAATCTCTCTAGTCGAGGGCACATCGAGAGTTGGAGGATGGATCGACTCTCAAAAACATGAAGTGGGATTCAGAGATCGGGAAGGGCAAGTGAGAGAGGGAGTGGTAGGCATCGAGACTGGGCCTAGAAGTATTCGGCCTAGAGGAAGTAGAGGAGCGGCAAGCATGTTGAAGATG CTGAAAGATCTTAGGCTGGATAACGATATCATGCCCATTCCATTCTCGCATCCCTCTGCTCAAAATCGATTCTTACTAGACTATTCCACCGCGAAGCTGACGGCActcccctcttcccctaCAGCTCTTCTTGGCCATCAGCCACCTCTTCTTAAAGGGCTTCTCTCAGCGGGTTTATTTGAACCTCTTAAACCAAGGCTATCAAAAGCCCAGCTAAGCACTGATAGAGACGAGTCTGTGGATGCATTTTTTCGCAGAAGATTTGGAGATAACGTAGCGAACAACCTGGCCTCAGCTATGGTTCATGGGATCTATgccgcctcttcttcgcagCTTTCCCTACGATCGGCTTTCCCCTCACTGTGGGAAGCGGAGAAGAAGTATGGCTCTGTGGTAATTGGCATGCTGCTAGGAACTAAGACAGGGGCGGAGAAGGCTGAGGAGAAGCGAGAGTGGGCAGAGTTGGGAGAATTAGgcaaagagagagaaaaatgGAGCTTGTACGGCATCAAAGGTGGCTTGGGCACAATGACGGACAAACTGCTGGAGAGCATATCATGCCGGGGTGTGGAGATCATCTTAGGGGAACCTATACGCAAGATTGAGCTCTCCTCAAACCAAGTGATTACTATCCACACGCATAGCCACTCCCTTTCAACATCCCACCTCATCTCTGCCCTACCTCCTAGAGTTCTTGCTCGCATCCTCTCTTCTACTTTGCCTAACCTTACGCACAATCCCTCCACATGCGTTGGCGTTGTCAATGTCGTATATCCCCTTCCACCCACATCCATTCACCCCGCGGGCTTCGGCTACCTTATTCCTCGTCCACACACCAACCTCAATTCAAATCCGAACCCCTCGGAGGTACTCGGTGTCATCTTTGACTCGACTGCTTTACCTCCCAACCCCCCTGAGCTCGGCGGACAGGTGACGAAGCTCACATTGATGATGGGTGGTCCGTACTGGTCAAATTACTCCCCGCGAGTCTCACCTCCCAGTGACCCCGAAGAACTCTTACCTCTCGCCATCCAACACCTCAACACCATTTTCCCCCACCTTCAAAACGTCAAGCCTATTTTGGCAGTCTGTAACATTCACCATAACTGTATTCCTACATATCTTCCAGGGCATGGCGCTCGTTTGCGCGAGTTGCATGAGGCGATTGAGAGTGGGGAGTGGAAGGGGAAATTGAGCTTGGTTGGGAGCGGATACGGTGGAGTGGGGATGAATGATTGCGTGCTTTCTGGGGTGGAAGTAGCCAGAGGACTGGcgaaggggaaggaggtgaCAGGATTAGAAGCGTGGAAGGATTGGGAGTGA
- a CDS encoding histone-lysine N-methyltransferase, H3 lysine-36 specific, with protein sequence MGDVIEDTKPTLDDLWAEDENRMLETPPIPLSRSPSSKHEHKSPFPGSTSPPSASPIGEEDLKPRTARASSSTSKTKSRKASPEVFKPVLIDDLPTAWDEAHETFEALEKCVYERKDIGLSKENDEMMVCECVYNRHDPDTDPCGPDSDCINRALYIECIAGECRAGKHCHNQQFSKKQYANVDVVLTEKKGYGLRASSIIPANTLIYEYIGEVVAEKTFRKRMQQYADEGIRHFYFMMLQKEEYIDATKKGGIGRFANHSCNPNCEVQKWVVGRRLRMGIFTKRDVVKGEEITFNYNVDRYGHDAQTCYCGEPNCVGTIGGKTQTDISTMNDLFLDALGITDEVEAMGMKGSKKKKSRQLDEDFVPILRPIGAHEVQKVAAAIRQSMENKKMMSRLLQRIQMTDDGAMHRQLMRMHGFSLMYMVLTELADDKEIVLLALESMNKWKLQIRNKIEDSNIEEPVKMLGQSEDETICGLAKQLIEYWSTLELSYKIPRVSKIASLDADDEAGTQTIAEANVVSAARRPDAWENTQEIQIDIAPVRPRTLPVSRPRPPPPPPPPVKKPALNSMTSTDRLKLDAIIAMAEQTVQAQAAAAAVETTASPQAGSSRSGSRPAEDEERRKRQKRTHMTEEELAEQKERRLRKLIGAVVVKSMNKYKDMIEHDTFKKYARECTDTLVKKEKKSPSYQGAKYRSLSDDKKAKIKSFTKDYTHKILKHLKEKGKLLNPKSSSTLKTSSNDPNHAASSSTNGDTPSISTPSQGGVSLEATQSLRDGELMDDIFGADEDIAMDLDEDASQMQEDHPMSPSVPPATPPLPPVRIEVVDSSSTPASQ encoded by the exons ATGGGGGACGTTATCGAAGATACAAAACCAACTTTAGATGATCTCTGggcagaggatgagaatCGGATGCTCGAAACGCCGCCTATACCGCTATCAAGgtctccatcctccaaGCACGAACACAAATCCCCATTTCCTGGATCGACATCCCCACCTTCGGCATCCCCCAtaggtgaagaagatcttAAACCTCGTACGGCCAGGGCATCGTCTTCAACGTCGAAGACGAAGAGCAGAAAGGCTTCCCCAGAGGTGTTTAAGCCCGTGCTTATAGACGATCTTCCAACAGCGTGGGATGAGGCTCATGAGACGTTCGAGGCGCTGGAGAAGTGCGTGTATGAGAGGAAAGATATTGGGTTGAGTAAGGAGAACGATGAGATGATGGTGTGCGAGTGTGTCTACAATAGAC ATGACCCAGACACTGACCCCTGTGGACCCGATTCCGATTGCATCAACCGTGCATTGTATATCGAGTGTATCGCGGGGGAATGTAGAGCGGGCAAACACTGTCATAATCAGCA ATTCTCAAAGAAGCAGTATGCCAATGTGGATGTGGTCCTTACGGAGAAAAAGGGCTACGGACTGAGAGCGAGCTCAATCATTCCAGC GAATACGCTCATCTATGAGTATATTGGTGAAGTGGTGGCGGAGAAGACATTCAGAAAGAGGATGCAGCAGTATGCTGATGAAGGCATACGGCATTTCTACTTTATGATGCTtcagaaagaagag TACATCGATGCAACCAAGAAGGGCGGCATAGGTAGATTCGCTAATCACTCCTGTAACCCCAATTGTGAAGTTCAAAAATGGGTGGTGGGACGTAGATTGCGGATGGGTATCTTCACAAAGAGAGATGTAGTCaaaggggaggagattACTTTTAACTATAATGTCGACCGATACGG CCATGATGCCCAAACTTGTTACTGTGGAGAGCCGAATTGTGTCGGAACCATTGGTGGAAAGACTCAGACCGATATCAGTACCATGAACGATCTGTTTTTGGATG CTTTGGGTATCACGGATGAAGTCGAGGCTATGGGTATGAAAGgcagcaagaagaagaagtcaagACAACTGGACGAAGACTTTGTT CCTATTCTTCGACCCATTGGTGCCCACGAGGTCCAGAAAGTTGCTGCTGCCATTCGCCAGTCTATGGAGAATAAAAAGATGATGTCGAGGTTATTACAACGTATCCAG ATGACCGATGACGGCGCAATGCACCGACAGCTTATGAGGATGCACGGTTTCAGTCTCATGTACATGGTGTTGACTGAGCTGGCGGACGACAAGGAAATCGTGCTTCTT GCTCTTGAGAGTATGAACAAGTGGAAACTTCAGATACGTAACAAGATTGAAGATTCAAATATTGAAGAGCCTGTCAAAATGCTTGGCCAGAGCGAAGATGAAACAATCTGTGGCTTAGCTAAGCAGCTTATCGAGTATTGGTCTACTCTCGAGCTTTCTTATAAGATCCCTCGTGTCTCCAAAATAGCATCT CTTGATGCCGATGATGAAGCGGGTACACAGACCATTGCTGAAGCCAACGTCGTATCTGCAGCCCGTCGCCCTGACGCTTGGGAGAACACTCAAGAAATCCAAATCGATATTGCTCCGGTCCGTCCTCGGACTCTGCCCGTCTCACGtcctcgccctcctccaccaccacctccccCTGTTAAGAAGCCTGCTCTCAATTCAATGACCTCCACTGATCGTCTAAAACTCGATGCAATTATCGCTATGGCAGAGCAGACTGTCCAAGCTCAAGCAGCTGCCGCGGCTGTGGAAACGACAGCTTCTCCCCAAGCAGGCTCAAGTAGGTCCGGAAGCCGACCTGcggaagacgaggaaagaagaaagaggcaaAAAAGAACGCATATGACAGAGGAGGAGCTAGCGGAacagaaggagaggagattaAGGAAGCTCATCGGTGCGGTTGTCGTCAAGTCAATGAACAAATACAAGGATATGATTGAGCATGATACTTTCAAAAAGTATGCCAGAGAA TGCACCGACACCCTggtcaagaaggagaagaaaagtcCTTCTTATCAAGGCGCCAAGTACCGTTCACTCTCTGACGACAAGAAAGCCAAGATCAAGTCCTTTACCAAAGACTACACTCACAAAATCCTTAAACATCTCAAGGAAAAGGGCAAACTTCTCAATCCTAAGAGCTCCTCAACCCTGAAAACTAGTAGCAACGACCCCAACCACGCtgcatcatcatctaccAACGGCGATACTCCCAGCATATCTACTCCCTCACAGGGCGGTGTATCCTTGGAAGCCACCCAAAGTCTTcgagatggagagttgATGGATGACATCTTTGGCGCTGATGAAGATATAGCGATGGACCTCGACGAAGACGCATCTCAAATGCAAGAGGATCACCCTATGTCCCCTTCAGTTCCTCCCGCTACACCTCCTTTACCGCCTGTTCGCATTGAAGTTGTAGATAGCAGCTCAACGCCTGCATCGCAATAG